A genome region from Rhodanobacter thiooxydans includes the following:
- a CDS encoding energy transducer TonB family protein: MFRLRTTTTLSLLALAAGVAGTGWLSEQTSVWPGPPARYVVQVDTPTAMRAGPSPHRSRRSPRLAPARRMLPPVVVADEAQAAIAAPAPELVPLATPADTSQSWDELRGHLDGRVLLHVDIDGNGRVSAAGLAESSGDPVLDQHALRSVRDWRFAVPPDHPDGLSGELPMRFTSQGNRVAQLP, translated from the coding sequence ATGTTCCGCCTGCGCACCACCACCACGCTCAGCCTGCTCGCGCTGGCCGCCGGCGTCGCCGGTACCGGCTGGCTCAGCGAGCAGACCAGCGTCTGGCCCGGCCCGCCGGCGCGCTATGTCGTGCAGGTCGACACGCCGACCGCGATGCGCGCCGGCCCATCACCGCATCGGTCGCGCCGCTCGCCGCGCCTGGCGCCTGCGAGGCGCATGCTGCCGCCGGTGGTGGTCGCCGACGAAGCCCAGGCCGCCATCGCCGCACCCGCGCCCGAGCTGGTGCCGCTGGCCACCCCCGCCGACACCTCGCAATCGTGGGATGAGCTGCGCGGCCATCTCGACGGTCGCGTGCTGCTGCACGTTGACATCGACGGTAACGGCCGGGTCAGCGCCGCCGGCCTCGCCGAATCCAGCGGCGACCCGGTGCTCGACCAGCACGCCCTGCGCAGCGTGCGCGACTGGCGCTTCGCGGTGCCGCCGGATCATCCCGATGGGCTCAGCGGCGAGCTGCCGATGCGCTTCACCTCGCAGGGCAACCGCGTCGCGCAGTTGCCGTAG
- a CDS encoding GNAT family N-acetyltransferase, which produces MPLQIRAATPADVPALAAWNAAMAWETERKRLDGATLERGVRGVFEQPRRGFYLVAEHDGAAVGCLLVTYEWSDWRNGDFWWIQSVYVVPAARRVGAFRALYAEVARRAAAAGAVGLRLYVETENGRAQATYEGLGMQRCHYFMYEAPLAVPVL; this is translated from the coding sequence ATGCCGCTGCAGATTCGCGCCGCCACGCCTGCCGACGTTCCCGCACTGGCCGCCTGGAACGCGGCGATGGCGTGGGAGACCGAGCGCAAGCGACTCGACGGCGCGACGCTGGAACGCGGCGTGCGCGGCGTGTTCGAGCAGCCGCGGCGCGGTTTCTACCTGGTGGCCGAGCACGATGGTGCGGCGGTCGGCTGCCTACTGGTGACCTACGAATGGAGCGACTGGCGCAACGGCGATTTCTGGTGGATCCAGAGCGTCTACGTGGTGCCGGCCGCGCGCCGCGTGGGCGCGTTCCGCGCGCTGTATGCCGAGGTTGCGCGGCGCGCCGCGGCGGCCGGCGCGGTCGGCCTGCGGCTGTACGTGGAAACCGAGAACGGCCGCGCGCAGGCGACCTACGAGGGACTCGGCATGCAGCGCTGCCACTACTTCATGTACGAGGCGCCGCTGGCGGTACCGGTTTTGTAG
- a CDS encoding acetyl-CoA C-acetyltransferase → MENTQKRVGVIGGVRIPFCRNNTAYADVGNFGMSVKVLGTLVERFGLHGVELGEVVMGAVIKHSSDWNLAREALLSSGLAPTTPGITTARACGTSLDNAIIIANKIAAGQIEAGVAGGSDTTSDVPIVYGARLRKRLLAMNRARTPLDKLRVALRGFSLGELKPSFPGVAEPRTGKSMGDHCEQMAKEWHVTREAQDQLALDSHRKLAAAYDAGFFEDLLVPFRGLKRDGFLRPDSSMEKLAALKPAFDKTSGHGTLTAGNSTGLSDGAAAVLLASEAWAAQRGLKIQAYLRDAEVAAVDFVHGEGLLMAPTIAVPRLLARHGLRLQDFDYYEIHEAFAAQVLCTLRAWESADYCKNRLGLDAPLGAIDPAKLNVHGSSLAVGHPFAATGARIIATLAKLLEQRGSGRGLISICTAGGMGVTAILER, encoded by the coding sequence ATGGAAAACACGCAAAAGCGCGTCGGGGTGATCGGCGGCGTGCGCATTCCGTTCTGTCGCAACAACACCGCCTACGCCGACGTCGGCAACTTCGGCATGTCGGTGAAAGTGCTCGGCACCCTGGTCGAGCGCTTCGGCCTGCACGGCGTGGAGCTGGGCGAGGTGGTGATGGGCGCGGTGATCAAGCACTCCTCCGACTGGAACCTGGCGCGCGAGGCGCTGCTCAGTTCCGGCTTGGCGCCGACCACGCCGGGCATCACCACCGCGCGCGCCTGCGGCACTTCGCTCGACAACGCCATCATCATCGCCAACAAGATCGCCGCCGGGCAGATCGAGGCCGGCGTCGCCGGCGGCTCGGACACCACCTCCGACGTACCGATCGTCTATGGCGCCCGCCTGCGCAAGCGCCTGCTGGCGATGAACCGCGCCAGGACCCCGCTGGACAAGCTGCGCGTCGCGCTGCGCGGCTTCTCGCTCGGCGAACTGAAGCCGTCGTTCCCCGGCGTGGCCGAGCCGCGCACCGGCAAGTCGATGGGCGACCATTGCGAGCAGATGGCGAAGGAATGGCACGTCACTCGCGAGGCGCAGGACCAGCTGGCGCTGGACAGCCACCGCAAGCTGGCCGCCGCGTACGACGCCGGTTTCTTCGAGGACCTGCTGGTGCCGTTCCGCGGGCTCAAGCGCGACGGCTTCCTGCGCCCGGATTCGAGCATGGAGAAGCTGGCCGCGCTGAAGCCCGCGTTCGACAAGACCTCCGGCCACGGCACGCTCACTGCCGGCAACTCCACTGGCCTGTCCGACGGCGCCGCCGCAGTGCTGCTGGCCAGCGAGGCGTGGGCGGCGCAGCGCGGCCTGAAGATCCAGGCGTACCTGCGCGACGCCGAGGTCGCCGCGGTGGACTTCGTGCACGGTGAGGGCCTGCTGATGGCGCCGACCATCGCGGTGCCGCGCCTGCTGGCGCGTCATGGCCTGCGCCTGCAGGACTTCGACTACTACGAGATCCACGAGGCGTTCGCGGCGCAGGTGCTGTGCACGCTGCGCGCGTGGGAATCGGCCGACTACTGCAAGAATCGGCTCGGCCTGGACGCGCCGCTCGGCGCGATCGACCCGGCCAAGCTCAACGTGCACGGTTCCAGCCTCGCCGTCGGCCACCCGTTCGCCGCCACCGGCGCGCGGATCATCGCCACACTGGCCAAGCTGCTGGAACAGAGGGGCTCCGGCCGCGGCCTGATCTCGATCTGCACCGCCGGCGGCATGGGCGTCACCGCGATCCTCGAGCGGTGA
- a CDS encoding sensor domain-containing protein, with the protein MRPHEPAEVSPSLPGEADWSARVAHGAPVLLAYLDLEQRFRFVNDTHRRWLGVDPQQLIGQLLVDVVGRRNHALAKTALARAYAGQMASYEGELHDGSRRRYAHGNFQPDFDAGGRVCGIFTALVDITERHDLELKLHESEQRFFGAFQHAAIGMALVAPDSRWLRVNAALCAMLGYREDEFLSRKTRDITHPDDVATSDMRHAQMLEGELESCHLEKRYFHRNGSLVHAQLSVSLVRDDDGSPRYFVVQIQDISQRKAFEDALHRERELAEVTLRSIGDAVITTDPQLCITSLNPIAEAMTGWSGLEAQGRPIEEIFQLFDARSGHAVANPLRAAISHNTIVDLAGRTLLRHRHGFDTPVEDSSAPIHDNAGNVIGGVLVFHDVSETRALALKMIHLTQHDTLTGLPNRSQLHEHIGQAIATANRRQQRAALLYADIDNFKQVNELHGHAAGDRVLRAFAAQLQRCLSGDDLLSRYGGDEFVVVLPHLESVGDAASLGQRLINHGEQTRVDGLAELGLRLSIGISVYPDDAIEPDGLLQHAETALVAVKAQGRHGYRFFTASMNERTQARRRIETALRQALPRHELELYYQPKVDVHSGRIVGAEALLRWQANGRELYQPDQFVPVAEDSGLILPIGAWALRRACRQARAWQDLGHAIAVSVNVSPLQFQHPEFYHWLDEVLVESGLAPGLLELELTERMVMSGGDATTGLLQRIKRRGVRLSLDDFGTGYCSLSYLKHFPIDTLKIDRVFVRDLASDRDTATITSAIIAMARSLNKEVVAEGVETHAQVAFLRQAGCSQLQGFLFGAALPAAEFQALLTGASTPTPDL; encoded by the coding sequence ATGCGGCCGCACGAGCCTGCCGAGGTATCGCCATCGCTACCCGGGGAAGCCGACTGGTCGGCGCGGGTCGCGCACGGCGCGCCCGTGCTGCTGGCCTACCTCGATCTGGAACAGCGCTTCCGCTTCGTCAACGACACCCACCGCCGCTGGCTCGGCGTCGATCCGCAGCAACTGATCGGCCAGCTCCTGGTCGACGTGGTCGGCCGGCGCAACCACGCGCTGGCCAAGACGGCGCTGGCGCGCGCCTACGCCGGGCAGATGGCCAGCTACGAGGGCGAGCTGCACGACGGCAGTCGGCGGCGCTACGCGCACGGCAACTTCCAGCCCGACTTCGACGCCGGGGGCCGCGTCTGCGGCATCTTCACCGCGCTGGTCGACATCACCGAGCGGCACGACCTGGAACTCAAGCTGCACGAGAGCGAGCAGCGCTTCTTCGGCGCGTTCCAGCACGCCGCGATCGGCATGGCGCTGGTCGCACCGGACAGCCGCTGGCTGCGGGTCAACGCGGCGCTTTGCGCGATGCTCGGCTACCGCGAGGACGAGTTCCTGTCACGCAAGACGCGCGACATCACCCACCCCGACGACGTCGCGACCAGCGACATGCGGCATGCACAGATGCTGGAAGGCGAGCTGGAATCGTGCCATCTGGAGAAGCGGTATTTCCACCGGAATGGCAGCCTGGTACACGCGCAGCTCAGCGTGTCCCTGGTGCGCGACGACGATGGCAGTCCGCGTTATTTCGTCGTGCAGATCCAGGACATCAGCCAGCGCAAGGCGTTCGAGGACGCGCTGCACCGCGAGCGCGAACTGGCCGAGGTCACCCTGCGCTCGATCGGCGACGCGGTGATCACCACCGACCCGCAGCTGTGCATCACCTCGCTCAACCCGATCGCCGAGGCGATGACCGGCTGGAGCGGGCTGGAGGCGCAGGGCCGGCCGATCGAGGAGATCTTCCAGCTGTTCGACGCCCGCAGCGGCCATGCCGTGGCGAATCCGCTGCGCGCGGCGATCAGCCACAACACCATCGTCGACCTGGCCGGCCGCACCCTGCTGCGCCACCGCCACGGCTTCGACACGCCGGTGGAGGACTCCTCCGCGCCGATCCACGACAACGCCGGCAACGTGATCGGCGGCGTACTGGTGTTCCACGACGTCAGCGAGACCCGCGCGCTGGCGCTGAAGATGATCCACCTCACCCAGCACGACACGCTCACCGGCCTGCCCAACCGCAGCCAGCTGCACGAGCACATCGGCCAGGCGATCGCCACCGCCAACCGACGCCAGCAGCGCGCCGCGCTGCTCTACGCCGACATCGACAACTTCAAGCAGGTCAACGAGCTGCACGGCCACGCCGCCGGCGACCGGGTACTGCGCGCGTTCGCGGCCCAGCTGCAGCGCTGCCTGTCCGGCGACGACCTGCTGAGCCGTTACGGCGGCGACGAGTTCGTGGTGGTGCTGCCGCACCTGGAGAGCGTCGGCGACGCGGCCAGCCTGGGCCAGCGGTTGATCAACCACGGCGAGCAGACCCGCGTCGACGGCCTGGCCGAGCTTGGCCTGCGGCTCAGCATCGGCATCAGCGTATACCCGGACGACGCGATCGAGCCGGACGGCCTGCTGCAGCATGCGGAGACCGCGCTGGTCGCGGTGAAGGCGCAGGGCCGGCACGGCTACCGCTTCTTCACCGCGTCGATGAACGAGCGCACGCAGGCGCGGCGACGGATCGAGACCGCGTTGCGCCAGGCGCTGCCGCGGCACGAGCTGGAGCTGTACTACCAGCCCAAGGTGGACGTGCACAGCGGCCGCATCGTCGGCGCCGAGGCGCTGCTGCGCTGGCAGGCGAACGGACGCGAGCTGTACCAGCCGGACCAGTTCGTGCCGGTCGCCGAGGACAGCGGGCTGATCCTGCCGATCGGCGCCTGGGCGTTGCGCCGTGCCTGCCGGCAGGCACGGGCATGGCAGGACCTCGGCCACGCCATCGCGGTCTCGGTGAACGTGTCGCCGCTGCAGTTCCAGCACCCCGAGTTCTACCACTGGCTGGACGAGGTGCTGGTGGAAAGCGGCCTGGCGCCCGGCCTGCTCGAGCTGGAATTGACCGAGCGCATGGTGATGTCCGGCGGCGACGCCACCACCGGCCTGCTGCAGCGGATCAAGCGGCGTGGCGTGCGGCTGTCGCTGGACGATTTCGGCACCGGCTACTGCAGCCTGTCGTACCTGAAGCACTTCCCGATCGACACGCTGAAGATCGACCGCGTGTTCGTGCGCGACCTCGCCAGCGACCGCGACACCGCCACCATCACCAGCGCGATCATCGCAATGGCGCGCAGCCTCAACAAGGAGGTGGTGGCCGAGGGCGTGGAGACGCACGCGCAGGTGGCGTTCCTGCGCCAGGCCGGCTGTTCGCAGCTGCAGGGCTTCCTGTTCGGCGCGGCATTACCGGCGGCAGAGTTCCAGGCGCTGCTTACCGGAGCCTCCACCCCCACGCCTGACCTGTAG